DNA from Krasilnikovia cinnamomea:
GTGACGTCGGCAGGTATCACGTTCAACAGGAGTCCTGGAGTGCTGGTGCGGGGCCTTCTCGCCCGAGCCGGTACTCCAATGCTCTCCACGGGTATCTCGGAGCCGCAGGCGAGTCGGCCCCGGCCAGGCCTCTTGAGCGCCCGGTCGCGACGGTCACCGGAACGGTTCTGGTGGGCGTGGATGATTCGCCAGCCAGTTACATGGCGGTCGATCACGCCGCGATCGAAGCGGAAATGCATGGCTGGGAGCTGCGGCTGTTGCACGTACAGCACGCGAGTGGGCGGCAGGCAACGCACGATGCCAATCTTCAGCTGCTCCACACCGTGACGGAGCGGGTGCATGCCGCTGCGCCGGCGGTGGCGGTGACCAGCCATCTGGCGACCGGATCGGCGGCGTCGCTGCTGCTCATCGAAGGCGGCAACGCGAACCTGCTCGTCGTCGGACACCGGCACAGCGCGATGGGCACCACGCTGGGACTGAGCGTCGGCGATCGAGTGGCCGCCCAGCATGCGGGAGTCGTCATGGTCGTCCGCATGCCGTACTGGCCACCCGGGCCTGGATTCGGCGCGCTGCCCCTCGTCGTCGGCGTGGACAACCCGGCATCGCCGACACCGGCGGTCACCTTCGCCCTGCACGAAGCCCGCCTGCGCGGATGCGAGCTGGTAATGCTGCACGCACAGCCCAACGCCGCGTCCTCGGAGCGGACCGAGACCATCGACGGCGTTCTCGTGCACCACCGGACGGTCGACGCGGACCCGTCACCGGCGCTGATCGACTACTCACGCCAGGCGGCGGCGGTCGTCGTCGGCCGGCGGGGGATCGGCGTCAACCCAGTGACGATGCTGGGCTCGGTGAGTCGGGCCATGGTTCAGCACGCCAACTGCCCGGTCTTCCTCGCAAGCTGACCAGAACCGAGCTCATCCGATCGGCACGGGTCGGCCGAGGCGCTCCGCTGGCCGCCGCGGTCGTCCTCGCCGCTGTTGCGAACCGCGGTGGGCGTACTCGTCCTCGCCGTGGCCGTTGCCACCGGCCTGCCGACCGGCGGTTCGGTCCTGCTGGGCGCGGCGGTCGCGGCCGTCGGGCTCACCTTCACCTCACTCACGGCTGTCGCTGCGCAGGTCTTTGACAGCGTACGCGCGGGCTACGGCTCGGTCGCGCTGGTGCTCGGAGCTGCGTACGCGCTGCGGGCCGCAGGCGACGCCGGCCACGAGGCGCTGGCCTGGCTGTCCCCGATCGGCTGGGGCCAGCGCACGTTCCCGTACGCAGGCGATCGCTGGTGGCCGCTGCTGCCGCCGCTTGCCACCGCCGTTCTGTTGATGATCGCTGCGGTGGTGCCGCAGGATCGCCGCGACTTCGGCGCCGGCCTCGTGCAACCCGGCTCGGACGGGCGGCTGCCACCCGGTCCTTGCGCAACGCCTATGCGCTGGCCTGGCGGCTGCAGCGCGGAGCGCTGGCGGGATGGGTGATCGGTCTGGGGCTGCTCGGCGCTCTGCGTACGGGTCCATCGGCACCAGCATGGAACAGTACATTCAGGACAATCCCGAGGTCGCGGACCACCGAGCCACTGCGCGACGTACCGGCGTCGAGGAACTCCGCCACGATCCGACCCCGACCCATGATGGCGGGTTCAGGAAATCCGAGCCCGGCGCCGGGCGTCCGGCTTGCTGATGCATACCCGTCCACTCTCGATTTCCGAACACGTTTCCGCTTGTGAGAGAGCTCTATCCGCCGTACTTTTGAACTAAATACATGTAAAGGATGTGCAAATTGCACATTGACACTGGCGAGGATAACCCACGTGACACGTTTCCGCTCGTGAGAGATCTCTATCCGCCGTACTTTTGAACTAATGCGTGTAAGGGAGGTGCAAATTGCACATTGACAGTGGTGAGTATACCCACGTGTTCGCCTTGGACATGGAGCAGTCTGCCGGCCTCATGCGTCACGCGCACGAGGCGTACGCCGTCGCTGTCCGTCATCGTCAACCCGCGATGATCCACGCGAACGACCTCGGGCTCCTGCTGCACGGCTACGCCATGATGCGCCGTCGGCTGGCCGCTGAGCCGACATCACGGTCCTCGCCGGCGGCCACCCTGAGCACGGTCCCGCAACGAGCCGACAGGCCACCCGAGCGCCCCATCGACCACCAGCTGCTGCGAGCACTGCGTGCTGTCGCAACGCGACATGCCGGGCGCGAGGTCTGCCAGGAGACCCAGCAGAAGCAGCCATGACGGCGTGGCTCCTGCTCAGCGCGGCGATCCTGTCCGAGGTCATCGCAACAGCGACGCTCACCGCCTCCAACGGTCTGAGCAGCCGAATCCTGACCCTCGTTACGGCCGCCCTCTACGTCGTCAGCTACGTCTGCTTCGCTCGCGCCCTCAAGGCCGGCATCGAGGTCGGCGTCGCCTACGCCATCTGGTCGGGAGTCGGTACGGCAGCGCTGGCCATCATCGGCGCAGCGCTGTTCGGCGAGGCGATGACCGCCCGCAAGATCACCGCGATCGTCCTCATCATCGGCGGTGTCACGCTGCTGCACCTCACCGGCCGGCCGGAGGCGCCGGCCCGGGCGGCCAGCAGTCACGCAGTGAGTCAATCGCTGACCGCCGCGTCCGAGATCGACAGAAGGGCATCACCGTGACCACGGCCCAGCATCAACCCAGCCCCCAGAGCATCCAGACCAAGACTGCTCAGTCGCGCGGCACGACTTGGTTTCTCCTGGCCGCGCTGCGCAGGCCCCGCGAGATCGGCGCTATCGCCCCGACCGGCCGGGCCCTGGCGGCACAGGCCGCCGGCCTGATCGACACCGCCCGCGCGCCACGCACCGTCGTCGAACTCGGCCCCGGCAGCGGCACCATCACCCGCGCCATACAGTCCTGGTTGCCTTCCGGCAGCACGTTCTGCACGGTCGAACGCAACACCGCGATGGCGGCCTACCTGACCCAGGCGTGGCCCGCGCTGAACGTCATCCACGGTGACGCCGCCGACCTGCCCCGCTTGCTCAACGACGTCGGCATCGGACCCGTCGACCTGATCATCAGCGCTCTGCCCTGGTCACTGATACCACCGCCAGCCCAGGAGCAGATCCTCAGCGGGGTCGCCCAGGTACTGCACCCGCACGGCACCTTCGCCACGGTCATCACTGTCCCGGTCCGGCCGCTGCCGGCGGCAAGGCAGTTCCGCCGGCGTCTTACCGCGACGTTCGGCGAGGTGACGCGCAGTCCGATCGTCTGGCGCAACGTGCCACCCGCACATCTCTGGATCTGCCGCGAGCCACTCAGCTCCGACCCGGACAACGCCGAGGCACCAAGCCCAGCTGCCCAGTCGGCACCGTGAGGGAGCTATAAGTGCGCGTTAGGTCTGTTTCGTGTTTGGGCTGGAGGTCAGGACCGCTGGTCGTGACCG
Protein-coding regions in this window:
- a CDS encoding universal stress protein, coding for MGVDDSPASYMAVDHAAIEAEMHGWELRLLHVQHASGRQATHDANLQLLHTVTERVHAAAPAVAVTSHLATGSAASLLLIEGGNANLLVVGHRHSAMGTTLGLSVGDRVAAQHAGVVMVVRMPYWPPGPGFGALPLVVGVDNPASPTPAVTFALHEARLRGCELVMLHAQPNAASSERTETIDGVLVHHRTVDADPSPALIDYSRQAAAVVVGRRGIGVNPVTMLGSVSRAMVQHANCPVFLAS
- a CDS encoding DMT family transporter; amino-acid sequence: MTAWLLLSAAILSEVIATATLTASNGLSSRILTLVTAALYVVSYVCFARALKAGIEVGVAYAIWSGVGTAALAIIGAALFGEAMTARKITAIVLIIGGVTLLHLTGRPEAPARAASSHAVSQSLTAASEIDRRASP
- a CDS encoding class I SAM-dependent methyltransferase, encoding MTTAQHQPSPQSIQTKTAQSRGTTWFLLAALRRPREIGAIAPTGRALAAQAAGLIDTARAPRTVVELGPGSGTITRAIQSWLPSGSTFCTVERNTAMAAYLTQAWPALNVIHGDAADLPRLLNDVGIGPVDLIISALPWSLIPPPAQEQILSGVAQVLHPHGTFATVITVPVRPLPAARQFRRRLTATFGEVTRSPIVWRNVPPAHLWICREPLSSDPDNAEAPSPAAQSAP